The sequence CGGACTGCCACTATGAAACCATAATCATTCCCAAACAATACATATGGTTAGTAACTTAAACAAAAACtcattttagaaataaaacaCATTCTAATTAAGTAAGAAATAGACATATGTTCAATAATCTTCACACTGACCTACTATGAATGTGTAGGTCCAATCTACAATGAGTCTAGGTTTGTCATTCACGGAGCATTAAACTGATGGCAatttaaaattgcaaaaataCATTTCAATTACTTAGATTGTTgtattcaaaatccaaaagtAGAGATGTTTACCTTGTACCCGTAGATAATACCCGTAACCCGACCTAAACGGGACAGGGAATACCCACCCCGCTACTAGTAACGGGGCAGGGATGGGTTTCAGCCACTCCACCCTGTAACCCGCTCCGAACTATACccgaaatatatatatatatatatatatatatatatatatatatatatatatatatatatatatttttatttataaaatgaaagtaattttaatataatttttaaaaaaaatattaaatattatttagatCTAGACTTTATTTCTTCaattatacttaataatagttaacatattaaataaatatatttaaaaaaattaataaaaatatataaaataatatagtgGGTTTTACCCGACCCGACCCCGCTTTAAAGAGGACAGGGATGGGGAAGGCTAAACCCGCCCCATTGTCATTCCTATCCAAAAGTAATTGCGACAGACCATAAAAAGAACAACAGAATTTGGATCAGAACCCTAGAACATTATTACTAACAATCTTGATTGACTAAAAGTcattgaatttgaatccaCTTGCAAATCAAAATTAGAGAAGTAAACTAACCTGGTTTGTGCCTATGAGGTACAAATGGAAGCCGGTAAGTCCACCAACAAACCAGAGGGATATAAAACAGTAGGCCATTAGTATGACAGATGCAGGTGATTCCTTCATTGCCTTCCAGACAGTGCTTTGATAATCATCCATCAAGACTTTAATATACACGGCTGACATGGAAAACACATAGATGCAAAGAAGAGTTGATGAAGAAACAAACATAAAGAAGTAACGGTAGTTGCGCTGCATGCAAAAATACAAACAGAGTTAGAACATGAGCTCCGCAGTGAATGATGAATACAACAAATAgtcaaaacaaagaaaattggAAACGCACAAATGAAAAGTAACAGAACTAAGTTATATTCCATCCGAACAGCGTACCAAACCAATGCATTGGCCCACCCAAGGGCAATGATGATCAAATCTTTCCACACAATTGTTACAAATGGAACAATGGGAGCAACGGGGAGGTCGATAAAGCATGCATGTGTCACAATACTTCACTCGAACAGGAATGCCATTGACCATAATTTCCTTTGTCCGGGGGAACTGAAGGCTCGGTGTTTGTCGTCCCCCAACCTCAACCGACATTGACGAATCATAGCGGAACTCTTCCTCTGGCGGATGTGAATTACGTGGAATAATACCAGGGTCCCGGGCTGATgtgagaaaaagaagaaccaACACCTGTCAAGAAACAATCATGGGATTTAAGCTACAGAAGATAACCAATGCAGATAATGAAGTTTGACCAGACAAATCATCTAAGACATACTCATAAGCCTACATGACGGCTTCTACTAGAGAATTTAACAGTTAAAAGTACAGCCAGGAACCGAAGACCTTTATCTGAGAAAGTATATTTCCACATACGccttattcaaaatattaacaCTCATAAATAGATTATCAAAAGGCAATGGCAGATGCCGCAAGCACATCCATCCATGACAAATTCATCACTTGCAAAAACTAGGAAGAAAATATGACTTTTGACCATCAAGTTTTGGCAGGTAAAATTTGGTAGAcacttgaaaaaaaattgaaaaaaatggaACTGCTTTCCTATTCCCCGATCCAAAATAAATTGCTTGTATCACATCAAAATGCCCATATTCATGCAATTTATTTAAGGTGAAACATGAATCTGGaaatttaaactattaaaatttctagaatagataaatataaccaGAAAAGCTGAATGTTAGCTGTAAAACAATTAGTTTTTCGGTTGCACagacaaaaatataaatttacagGTTATGTGAAGACACAAGAAAAAATTACAAGGGATTCTAAATACTTGCAGGTcagattattttaattcaataagtTGAATTATTAGCAGGTGCCACGTGGGATTTCAGGAATCAAAGTTATTTTGTCCAAAATCCAGATTTTGTGCTCGAGAATGAGATGCAATTCAGTTCCTTAAATTGTATAATTCTATAGGCCAAAAGAAGCCTCAGCAGATAAAGGATCAGCCCGGTGTCAAAATATTTGTGCGGACCTTAAAGTTGATGGACACTGGCTAATAATGACAGAGGCACCCTGTCAGCCTGTCATCTATCCACAAGTAGAGGATGTACTCAAGCACAAGATGTTCCTAATAACTCCTACAATAACAACCAATTGTCAAGCACCATGGTAGTAAGCAAACTTACATAGATTGTAAAGACAATGGCTACCACCAGAATTGCATATCCTGCGTTGTATGGTGAAAATTCATGGAGAAGATGCCTCGCAACAAATACACAGAAGATAACAACTGGAACAATGATCAGCAATAATGTGACAATCAGAGACCGAGCATCAGGTCCAAAGATCAACCTTCCACCAAGTATGAACTTCTGCAAAGGATGACCAACAATTAGCACTAGAATACCTCACAGCATAATAGATAATCGAATGTATCAGATTTTAATGACTTGACAAATCAAGGTACACAAAATGTACAAATATTCAAGCTTCTAGTGACAGGAAATAGTACTAGTAAACTAAAGAGTCTTATTCAAAACTGACAATAACTACAGAAAATGAGCAAtacaaaagataagaatgagATTCAGTGTCCTAAAACATTAAATGCAAACAATGCAAGTCCTCAACCAATCTCCTTGTCTACTAAAACCTATGGGTGTTTATCCTGTTCAAAGCTGCTGACCAGACAAACAGTTATCTCCTTATAAGAACTTGATAACCAAACACAatatacaaacaaaacagaTAGCGCGAGACAAAgagcaaaagaagaatttaCAGGAAAATACTTCAAAGCTATGCTCAGTCCAGAGCTTTCTGAATATTTCAAATCTATATACAGCTCAAACTCTTCTATATGACATCAAATAAGGACAAGAATTAAGAAAGCTCTATTGCCTTCCTATCATTAGATTCATGATATTTGGGATATTTCAAGTTATTGAATGACCAACAGAAACAAGGAAAACTTAAACTGTGTGTTGAATTCTTATTAGCCCAACTATAAGCTTAGCTGTGGAactaatagttaaataaaaaaaaactagaaatttCATAAGGACTCTAAATATTCTTGTCCTTTGTAGAAAGGTGCTTTGGAATCTTCACTGCCCTTAACATGGAAAGCATATCTATTTTGGTTGTGTAGCAACTTggttttgataaatttcagaaaactTATAAGATTCAACTGAACTTCAAATACAAACATGAAAATCTAGTAAACAGAATCCCTTTTGTTTTTACCAAGCTGCAAATTGTGATTCAATGCAGGAAAGCTAGTACtctttccaaacaaaaaaagagtTGTCTTATCTACTTTGCATGTCTTGGCACATAATTCAACTTACAGTTTGATCAAGTTGTCAGCTAAAAtgaagacaaaagaaaaaaaaaattaatttaaatacttgTACATTAACAGGAAGACAATTGCAAAAAAAATTTGCTAGAAGAATAGAAAGCTCTACATGCACAAACTTAACAAAAGACCAGAATGATTGAAAAAGCTTTAAGAGTTTAATAACAGATATTACTAGAAGATTTTCCTACACCTTTTCAACCATTTACACTGTACACCACCTTGAATCCTAGAATACACACCTTAGTAGCTTAATCATACTCTTTCTCAAAACCCCATGGTACCTATCTAATGTAGCTCCAgatcaattaagaaaaaaataaataaataaagcttCTCATTT is a genomic window of Ricinus communis isolate WT05 ecotype wild-type chromosome 2, ASM1957865v1, whole genome shotgun sequence containing:
- the LOC8283181 gene encoding protein S-acyltransferase 8 is translated as MAKRVYEVWKGSNKFILGGRLIFGPDARSLIVTLLLIIVPVVIFCVFVARHLLHEFSPYNAGYAILVVAIVFTIYVLVLLFLTSARDPGIIPRNSHPPEEEFRYDSSMSVEVGGRQTPSLQFPRTKEIMVNGIPVRVKYCDTCMLYRPPRCSHCSICNNCVERFDHHCPWVGQCIGLRNYRYFFMFVSSSTLLCIYVFSMSAVYIKVLMDDYQSTVWKAMKESPASVILMAYCFISLWFVGGLTGFHLYLIGTNQTTYENFRYRADNRINVYNLGCIHNFLEVFFTKVKPSKNNFRAFVQEEVPRPPLPSTREVEAEDLGGDPRSKVEDDLEIGEDLLKISQRRNIEEIDEDIRSRGSNGPPHNTSEVDSVLSSDHRAPTIRSDTRHSSWGRRSGSWEIAPEVLANSNVTESRNYSTPKELRQ